The sequence below is a genomic window from Aureispira sp. CCB-E.
CACCATAACCAAGCACTTGATGCCATCTTTGCGACGTGCTTTGGCTTTCCAAGTTTGTAGTTTGTGAATGATTGGAATGCCATAAGCGGCTGTTTTTCCAGTTCCTGTTTGTGCAATAGCCAAGACATCTTCCCCTTTTAAAATATAGGGAATGGACTTAAATTGGATGTCTGTTGGACGTTTAAAGCCTAGTTTGTTTAAATTCTTCTTAAGTTCTGGGCTAATATTATATTCTGAAAATTTCATGATTTCTTTTTTAGCTTACAAAGATAAGCTTTTCACAAAGAAGTCTAAGTAAAAAACAATCGAAATATTGGAAGTAAAAAAAGTAGACTGCAAAGAGTAGCCTTTTCGATTTTTATTGAATACGATATAAGAACAGCATTTATGGTATAATAACACTTGAGTTGGAGTCAACAATGAGTTCGCTGCAAAATGTCAAATCTTTATCCAATCGCCGTGTAATGGATTGATAGACTGTTTTGATTTTTCGAGAGACAAGCCCTTCAAATATTTTATTTCCTTGGTATTGAATGATGATAGGTTGGTCTAAATTTAGCATTTCATCGTTGAGATAAATAGATAGTTTAGGGCTATAGTTCTCGAGTATATTGATGGTGTTATGCTTACGTTCAACGACGATTCGTTTGCCTGTTTGAATGTATTGATTGGGAACTCCAAGCCAATAAAAATTATGATGATGACAATCATCTTGTTTCCACACAATTTTATTGGGCAAAGGAGTTCTTGTAAATTGAGCCATCCATTCCATCGCAATGGTATCTGCTCTATCCATCCAATGTCCTTTGTTGGGAACCAGCTGTACTTGATGAACATAACCTTTAGGGTCTAGTGTTTGTAAACTATCTAGCCAAATACCCCAATCTTTAGCCCGTGCATTTCGTTCGTAGGCAGCATCATTAGCACCCATAAAAATAGCAAAAGGTAAGTTTCTAAGACCATCGGGAGTAGTTTCGTTTGGGTGTCCTGCCATCATCGCTGCTGCGGCAAAATAGTCCGCCATTCTAGGAGCTAGTTGAAAGGTACCGTCACCACCAGCTGAGTATCCTGTCAAATAAATTTTATTAGGATTGACTCCTGCAACAAGAACAGCAGCTTGAATTAACTGTTCAAACAAGGCATCAATATGAGCCTGATGCCAAAGATTCCATGTATTGGTTGGTGCACGTGGAGCAACATAAATACCTTCTTTAAGTTGATAAAGATTGATTTGATTGTTCCATTGCTGGTCGTTTGCGTCAGAAGTAGTGCCACCACCACCATGCATCGAAATATAAAGTGAGTGTCCATCAACTGGGGCTTTTCCAAATGTTTTGATCTGAATGGGCATGCTAAATTCTTGGTAAGAGAATAATTTATTATCCCAATTTTTCTTTAACTGCTCAAATCGTTGATGGGTTATGTCGTTAAATAGTAATTTTTTTGCCTCTTTTATATCTTGTTTGGTACTATTTTGACTGTAAAAAGGCTCTTCAGAAATAGGCTTGCGCTCATTGATAGGAGTAGACAACCAATTTTCTAATGTGGAAATAGTAGTGTTATTAGCTTTGTTGGAGGTTGTTTTGGCAGGCGTGCAGCTTGTTTTTAGAGTGCAAATACTGATAAAAATAACAAGGGATAAGAAGTAGTGCATTTTATTGGTTTTATATTTAGACAAGTTCTAAACAAAGTTATAAAATTGCAACTATAAATTTGTATCTTTGTTCTATTCTATACAAGTTTAGAAAAATACAATTAGGTCTTTGTGAATCGATGGATTCAAAAATGAAGCAAGAATAAAATGGAATTTGACAAATCAAAAATTATAGAAGCTTTGCGTACAGTTAATGATCCTGATACTGGACAGGATATTATCAGTGTACGTATGGTGGAAAACTTACAAGTAAAAGGGAAGGATATTAGTTTTACAATCATTGTTCCCTCTTTAAAATCTCCGATCAAAAATCAATTGACTTTTGCCTGTATTGGTGCTGTTAATTCGGTTTATCCAGAAGCAGAAGTACATGTACATTCTAAGCCTAGAGAAGGAGGAGAAACGAATCGACCTCAAAGCCCTGTTCCACATATTAAAAATATTATTGCAGTGGCATCGGGAAAAGGAGGGGTAGGAAAATCTACGGTAGCAGTTAATTTAGCATTGAGTTTGAAAGCAATGGGAGCTAGTGTAGGATTGATGGATATTGATTTGTATGGTCCGTCTATTCCGACAATGTTAGGAATGCAAGGTCAACGTCCTAAGATTCAAGATGTTCACGGAAAGCCTAAAATGGTTCCAATTGAAAAGTTTGGGATCCCTACGATCTCAATTGGATATATGATTGAACCGCAACAGGCAGTTGTGTTGCGTGGTCCTCGTTTGGGAGGAATTGTTAAGCAGTTCTTTCAAGAGTGTTTGTGGCCTAAATTGGATTATCTAATTCTAGATTTGCCTCCTGGAACAGGAGATATTCACTTGACATTAGTGCAAACGGTA
It includes:
- a CDS encoding Mrp/NBP35 family ATP-binding protein, with protein sequence MEFDKSKIIEALRTVNDPDTGQDIISVRMVENLQVKGKDISFTIIVPSLKSPIKNQLTFACIGAVNSVYPEAEVHVHSKPREGGETNRPQSPVPHIKNIIAVASGKGGVGKSTVAVNLALSLKAMGASVGLMDIDLYGPSIPTMLGMQGQRPKIQDVHGKPKMVPIEKFGIPTISIGYMIEPQQAVVLRGPRLGGIVKQFFQECLWPKLDYLILDLPPGTGDIHLTLVQTVPVTGIVMVTTPQEVAYTDAIKGMNMFRLENINVPILGVVENMAWFTPKELPNNKYYIFGEGGGKRLAKEANTMLLGQIPIVQGIREGGDKGVPAAVGEEPISKEAFLNVAKNVLRQVAVRNEMIEATKVVKTT